AAAAAACAACCTTTTAATTTTTTTATTTCTTTTTTATAACGGGTATTCCTTTGCACAGGCCGCGTCCCTGGACCAATTGCGGGTTCCGGCGCTCAGCGATGGCGCGGCCTATACCTGGGTACTGTTGCCCGACCCGCAGACCTATACCAAATTTGCCCGTAACCAGGCGCTTTTCAGTAATATGATCGATTGGATTGTTGATGAGAAACAAAAGCTCAATATCCAGATGGTATTATGCACGGGAGATCTTGTAGAGCAAAATAATATAGTCGTTCCGGATAGCATCAACGGTGATCAGTCGAGCTTTGCGCAATGGCGGTTCATTTCCGGCGCATTCTATAAGCTCAATAACAAAGTGCCGTATATACTTTGCACCGGAAATCATGATTATGGAACCAAAAGTTCGGAAAACAGGTATTCCCAGTTCAACAGTTATTTCCCTCCACAGGTGAACCCGCTGAATGAAAAACTGATTGCGGCCATGTTTCCGAATGCAGAGGGGGAAAAGACATTGGAAAATGCAGCCTATACCTGGAATGATCCGTCAGGCCGGCCATTTTTGATTTTTTCACTGGAGTTTGCCCCACGCATTGAAGTATTAAAGTGGGCCGACAGCCTGGCCCATGTGCCTGAATACAGGGATCACATTGGTGTGGTCCTCACGCACAGCTATCTTAATTCGGACGGCAATCGTACGCATATGGAAAAATATCCACTGAAAAATGCAAATTACGGCAAAGTGATCTGGGAGCAGTTCGTTTCTCGAAGTCCGCAGGTACAGTTTGTCTTTTCAGGGCATATCGCCAATAGCGATGCGCATCGTGATCAGGTAGGTTACCGGGTTGACCGGAACGCTGATGGTAGACCCGTGCATCAGATGTTGTTTAACGCACAGCGCGAAGGAGGAGGCTGGCATGGCAATGGAGGTGATGGCTGGTTGCGGATATTAGAGTTTATACCGCAGCAACGGAAGGTTAAAGTCCGGACCTTCTCCCCTTATTTTTTTATTTCGCCAGCCATGCGGCCCCATGCATGGCGCAGCGCAGATTACGATGAATATGAGATGATTTATTAAAGCCGAAGCGTTAGGTAGCGCATTAACAAGAAGCGGTCTTAATCGCTGGGAAAGGCGTCTTGTTTCTTCAATAGGGCGATGGGTACTAAGATCAAATACGCATTAGTAAAAGGATGCCCGA
The sequence above is a segment of the Niabella agricola genome. Coding sequences within it:
- a CDS encoding metallophosphoesterase — translated: MKFYIKNNLLIFLFLFYNGYSFAQAASLDQLRVPALSDGAAYTWVLLPDPQTYTKFARNQALFSNMIDWIVDEKQKLNIQMVLCTGDLVEQNNIVVPDSINGDQSSFAQWRFISGAFYKLNNKVPYILCTGNHDYGTKSSENRYSQFNSYFPPQVNPLNEKLIAAMFPNAEGEKTLENAAYTWNDPSGRPFLIFSLEFAPRIEVLKWADSLAHVPEYRDHIGVVLTHSYLNSDGNRTHMEKYPLKNANYGKVIWEQFVSRSPQVQFVFSGHIANSDAHRDQVGYRVDRNADGRPVHQMLFNAQREGGGWHGNGGDGWLRILEFIPQQRKVKVRTFSPYFFISPAMRPHAWRSADYDEYEMIY